One segment of Salvelinus alpinus chromosome 1, SLU_Salpinus.1, whole genome shotgun sequence DNA contains the following:
- the LOC139581878 gene encoding protein arginine N-methyltransferase 1 isoform X2, with product MAETTDRMEGESSAKPAAEDMTSKDYYFDSYAHFGIHEEMLKDEVRTLTYRNSMFHNKHLFKDKVVLDVGSGTGILCMFAAKAGAKKVIGIECSSISDYAVKIVKANKMDHIVTIIKGKVEEVDLPVEGVDIIISEWMGYCLFYESMLNTVIYARDKWLKPEGLIFPDRATLYVTAIEDRQYKDYKIHCENSSKFWGWENVYGFDMSCIKEVAIKEPLVDVVDPKQLVSSACLIKEVDIYTVKIDDLSFTSPFCLQVKRNDYIHALVTYFNIEFTRCHKRTGFSTSPESPYTHWKQTVFYLDDYLTVKTGEEIFGNINMKPNVKNNRDLDFTVDIDFKGQLCEVSKTSEYRMR from the exons ATGGCGGAGACTACGGACAGAATGGAG GGGGAGAGCTCGGCCAAGCCTGCAGCAGAAGACATGACTTCTAAGGACTACTACTTTGACTCATATGCCCACTTCGGTATCCACGAG GAGATGCTGAAAGATGAAGTGCGCACCCTGACCTACAGGAACTCAATGTTCCACAACAAGCACCTGTTCAAGGATAAGGTGGTGTTGGATGTGGGCAGTGGGACTGGCATCCTCTGCATGTTTGCAGCCAAAGCTGGTGCTAAGAAAGTCATAGGT ATTGAGTGCAGCAGTATTTCTGACTATGCTGTGAAGATCGTCAAGGCCAACAAAATGGACCACA TTGTGACTATCATCAAGGggaaggtggaggaggtggaccTACCTGTAGAGGGAGTTGACATTATCATCTCAGAGTGGATGGGCTACTGCCTCTTCTATGAGTCAATGCTCAACACTGTCATCTACGCCAGGGACAAGTGGCTG AAACCAGAGGGCCTGATTTTCCCAGACAGGGCTACCCTGTATGTCACAGCCATTGAGGACAGACAGTACAAGGACTATAAAATCCACTGTGAGAATTCCTCTAAATTTTGGG GGTGGGAGAATGTGTACGGTTTTGATATGTCCTGCATCAAGGAGGTGGCCATAAAGGAGCCCCTGGTGGATGTGGTGGACCCCAAACAGCTGGTCAGCAGCGCCTGCCTCATCAAG GAGGTGGACATCTACACAGTGAAGATCGACGACCTGTCCTTCACCTCGCCCTTCTGCCTGCAGGTGAAGAGGAATGATTACATCCACGCTCTCGTCACCTACTTCAACATCGAGTTCACGCGCTGTCACAAGAGGACGGGCTTCTCCACCA GTCCAGAGTCCCCCTATACCCACTGGAAGCAGACTGTATTCTACCTGGACGACTATCTGACTGTGAAGACTGGAGAGGAAATTTTCGGAAACATCAACATGAAGCCCAATGTCAAAAACAAC AGAGACCTGGACTTCACCGTTGACATAGACTTCAAGGGTCAGCTCTGTGAGGTGTCCAAGACCTCCGAGTACAGAATGCGTTAG
- the LOC139581878 gene encoding protein arginine N-methyltransferase 1 isoform X4, translated as MAETTDRMEGESSAKPAAEDMTSKDYYFDSYAHFGIHEEMLKDEVRTLTYRNSMFHNKHLFKDKVVLDVGSGTGILCMFAAKAGAKKVIGIECSSISDYAVKIVKANKMDHIVTIIKGKVEEVDLPVEGVDIIISEWMGYCLFYESMLNTVIYARDKWLKPEGLIFPDRATLYVTAIEDRQYKDYKIHWWENVYGFDMSCIKEVAIKEPLVDVVDPKQLVSSACLIKEVDIYTVKIDDLSFTSPFCLQVKRNDYIHALVTYFNIEFTRCHKRTGFSTSPESPYTHWKQTVFYLDDYLTVKTGEEIFGNINMKPNVKNNRDLDFTVDIDFKGQLCEVSKTSEYRMR; from the exons ATGGCGGAGACTACGGACAGAATGGAG GGGGAGAGCTCGGCCAAGCCTGCAGCAGAAGACATGACTTCTAAGGACTACTACTTTGACTCATATGCCCACTTCGGTATCCACGAG GAGATGCTGAAAGATGAAGTGCGCACCCTGACCTACAGGAACTCAATGTTCCACAACAAGCACCTGTTCAAGGATAAGGTGGTGTTGGATGTGGGCAGTGGGACTGGCATCCTCTGCATGTTTGCAGCCAAAGCTGGTGCTAAGAAAGTCATAGGT ATTGAGTGCAGCAGTATTTCTGACTATGCTGTGAAGATCGTCAAGGCCAACAAAATGGACCACA TTGTGACTATCATCAAGGggaaggtggaggaggtggaccTACCTGTAGAGGGAGTTGACATTATCATCTCAGAGTGGATGGGCTACTGCCTCTTCTATGAGTCAATGCTCAACACTGTCATCTACGCCAGGGACAAGTGGCTG AAACCAGAGGGCCTGATTTTCCCAGACAGGGCTACCCTGTATGTCACAGCCATTGAGGACAGACAGTACAAGGACTATAAAATCCACT GGTGGGAGAATGTGTACGGTTTTGATATGTCCTGCATCAAGGAGGTGGCCATAAAGGAGCCCCTGGTGGATGTGGTGGACCCCAAACAGCTGGTCAGCAGCGCCTGCCTCATCAAG GAGGTGGACATCTACACAGTGAAGATCGACGACCTGTCCTTCACCTCGCCCTTCTGCCTGCAGGTGAAGAGGAATGATTACATCCACGCTCTCGTCACCTACTTCAACATCGAGTTCACGCGCTGTCACAAGAGGACGGGCTTCTCCACCA GTCCAGAGTCCCCCTATACCCACTGGAAGCAGACTGTATTCTACCTGGACGACTATCTGACTGTGAAGACTGGAGAGGAAATTTTCGGAAACATCAACATGAAGCCCAATGTCAAAAACAAC AGAGACCTGGACTTCACCGTTGACATAGACTTCAAGGGTCAGCTCTGTGAGGTGTCCAAGACCTCCGAGTACAGAATGCGTTAG
- the LOC139581878 gene encoding protein arginine N-methyltransferase 1 isoform X1, with the protein MAETTDRMEISQGESSAKPAAEDMTSKDYYFDSYAHFGIHEEMLKDEVRTLTYRNSMFHNKHLFKDKVVLDVGSGTGILCMFAAKAGAKKVIGIECSSISDYAVKIVKANKMDHIVTIIKGKVEEVDLPVEGVDIIISEWMGYCLFYESMLNTVIYARDKWLKPEGLIFPDRATLYVTAIEDRQYKDYKIHCENSSKFWGWENVYGFDMSCIKEVAIKEPLVDVVDPKQLVSSACLIKEVDIYTVKIDDLSFTSPFCLQVKRNDYIHALVTYFNIEFTRCHKRTGFSTSPESPYTHWKQTVFYLDDYLTVKTGEEIFGNINMKPNVKNNRDLDFTVDIDFKGQLCEVSKTSEYRMR; encoded by the exons ATGGCGGAGACTACGGACAGAATGGAG ATTTCTCAGGGGGAGAGCTCGGCCAAGCCTGCAGCAGAAGACATGACTTCTAAGGACTACTACTTTGACTCATATGCCCACTTCGGTATCCACGAG GAGATGCTGAAAGATGAAGTGCGCACCCTGACCTACAGGAACTCAATGTTCCACAACAAGCACCTGTTCAAGGATAAGGTGGTGTTGGATGTGGGCAGTGGGACTGGCATCCTCTGCATGTTTGCAGCCAAAGCTGGTGCTAAGAAAGTCATAGGT ATTGAGTGCAGCAGTATTTCTGACTATGCTGTGAAGATCGTCAAGGCCAACAAAATGGACCACA TTGTGACTATCATCAAGGggaaggtggaggaggtggaccTACCTGTAGAGGGAGTTGACATTATCATCTCAGAGTGGATGGGCTACTGCCTCTTCTATGAGTCAATGCTCAACACTGTCATCTACGCCAGGGACAAGTGGCTG AAACCAGAGGGCCTGATTTTCCCAGACAGGGCTACCCTGTATGTCACAGCCATTGAGGACAGACAGTACAAGGACTATAAAATCCACTGTGAGAATTCCTCTAAATTTTGGG GGTGGGAGAATGTGTACGGTTTTGATATGTCCTGCATCAAGGAGGTGGCCATAAAGGAGCCCCTGGTGGATGTGGTGGACCCCAAACAGCTGGTCAGCAGCGCCTGCCTCATCAAG GAGGTGGACATCTACACAGTGAAGATCGACGACCTGTCCTTCACCTCGCCCTTCTGCCTGCAGGTGAAGAGGAATGATTACATCCACGCTCTCGTCACCTACTTCAACATCGAGTTCACGCGCTGTCACAAGAGGACGGGCTTCTCCACCA GTCCAGAGTCCCCCTATACCCACTGGAAGCAGACTGTATTCTACCTGGACGACTATCTGACTGTGAAGACTGGAGAGGAAATTTTCGGAAACATCAACATGAAGCCCAATGTCAAAAACAAC AGAGACCTGGACTTCACCGTTGACATAGACTTCAAGGGTCAGCTCTGTGAGGTGTCCAAGACCTCCGAGTACAGAATGCGTTAG
- the LOC139581878 gene encoding protein arginine N-methyltransferase 1 isoform X3, with the protein MAETTDRMEISQGESSAKPAAEDMTSKDYYFDSYAHFGIHEEMLKDEVRTLTYRNSMFHNKHLFKDKVVLDVGSGTGILCMFAAKAGAKKVIGIECSSISDYAVKIVKANKMDHIVTIIKGKVEEVDLPVEGVDIIISEWMGYCLFYESMLNTVIYARDKWLKPEGLIFPDRATLYVTAIEDRQYKDYKIHWWENVYGFDMSCIKEVAIKEPLVDVVDPKQLVSSACLIKEVDIYTVKIDDLSFTSPFCLQVKRNDYIHALVTYFNIEFTRCHKRTGFSTSPESPYTHWKQTVFYLDDYLTVKTGEEIFGNINMKPNVKNNRDLDFTVDIDFKGQLCEVSKTSEYRMR; encoded by the exons ATGGCGGAGACTACGGACAGAATGGAG ATTTCTCAGGGGGAGAGCTCGGCCAAGCCTGCAGCAGAAGACATGACTTCTAAGGACTACTACTTTGACTCATATGCCCACTTCGGTATCCACGAG GAGATGCTGAAAGATGAAGTGCGCACCCTGACCTACAGGAACTCAATGTTCCACAACAAGCACCTGTTCAAGGATAAGGTGGTGTTGGATGTGGGCAGTGGGACTGGCATCCTCTGCATGTTTGCAGCCAAAGCTGGTGCTAAGAAAGTCATAGGT ATTGAGTGCAGCAGTATTTCTGACTATGCTGTGAAGATCGTCAAGGCCAACAAAATGGACCACA TTGTGACTATCATCAAGGggaaggtggaggaggtggaccTACCTGTAGAGGGAGTTGACATTATCATCTCAGAGTGGATGGGCTACTGCCTCTTCTATGAGTCAATGCTCAACACTGTCATCTACGCCAGGGACAAGTGGCTG AAACCAGAGGGCCTGATTTTCCCAGACAGGGCTACCCTGTATGTCACAGCCATTGAGGACAGACAGTACAAGGACTATAAAATCCACT GGTGGGAGAATGTGTACGGTTTTGATATGTCCTGCATCAAGGAGGTGGCCATAAAGGAGCCCCTGGTGGATGTGGTGGACCCCAAACAGCTGGTCAGCAGCGCCTGCCTCATCAAG GAGGTGGACATCTACACAGTGAAGATCGACGACCTGTCCTTCACCTCGCCCTTCTGCCTGCAGGTGAAGAGGAATGATTACATCCACGCTCTCGTCACCTACTTCAACATCGAGTTCACGCGCTGTCACAAGAGGACGGGCTTCTCCACCA GTCCAGAGTCCCCCTATACCCACTGGAAGCAGACTGTATTCTACCTGGACGACTATCTGACTGTGAAGACTGGAGAGGAAATTTTCGGAAACATCAACATGAAGCCCAATGTCAAAAACAAC AGAGACCTGGACTTCACCGTTGACATAGACTTCAAGGGTCAGCTCTGTGAGGTGTCCAAGACCTCCGAGTACAGAATGCGTTAG